A window of Acidobacteriota bacterium contains these coding sequences:
- the moaC gene encoding cyclic pyranopterin monophosphate synthase MoaC gives MPKKTRAPRLSHLDAEGRARMVDVSGKSETVRSACAVAVVTLGRAGWAALDAAENRKGDALAVARLAGIQAAKRTAEWIPLCHPLVFDSVDVAVERLAARRAIALTATVRGTGKTGYEMEALVAASAAALALYDMCKAADKGIVIGPVALLEKTGGKSGTWRRGVSVPAASARARARRTAGGRPRAGGGSSSSRRRV, from the coding sequence ATGCCGAAAAAGACGCGGGCGCCGAGGCTGAGCCACCTCGACGCTGAGGGGCGCGCCCGCATGGTGGACGTCTCGGGGAAGAGCGAGACCGTTCGTTCGGCGTGCGCCGTGGCCGTCGTCACGCTGGGGCGCGCGGGCTGGGCCGCGCTGGACGCCGCCGAGAACCGCAAGGGGGACGCGCTCGCGGTCGCACGCCTCGCGGGGATCCAGGCGGCGAAGCGGACGGCGGAGTGGATTCCCCTCTGCCACCCGCTGGTCTTCGACTCGGTCGACGTCGCCGTCGAACGGCTGGCCGCGAGGAGGGCCATCGCCCTGACGGCCACGGTGCGCGGGACAGGGAAGACGGGCTACGAGATGGAGGCGCTCGTCGCGGCGTCCGCAGCGGCCCTCGCGCTCTACGACATGTGCAAGGCCGCGGACAAGGGGATCGTGATCGGGCCGGTCGCGCTTCTCGAGAAGACCGGCGGCAAGAGCGGGACGTGGCGCCGCGGCGTCAGCGTCCCGGCAGCTTCCGCGCGAGCGCGCGCGCGACGAACCGCAGGCGGTCGGCCCAGGGCAGGCGGAGGAAGTTCGTCTTCACGACGCCGCGTGTGA
- a CDS encoding glycosyl transferase encodes MREAFAKAGARLHLSPVPRGQRLREATALLPSEESSILLFLHADTILPVGWESAVRAARGRGAAGGAFRLGFSGGDPRMAWVAAWANLRTRVTKVPYGDQAPFVRRDVYERLGGHAPWPFLEDWDFSRRLVAAEGKTRVEILRERVQTSPRRYLEKGVWKTVRRNWEILRRVKRGEAPEHLAALYRS; translated from the coding sequence GTGCGTGAGGCCTTCGCGAAGGCAGGCGCCCGCCTTCACCTGTCACCGGTGCCGCGGGGCCAGCGCCTGCGCGAGGCGACAGCCCTCTTACCTTCAGAGGAATCTTCGATCCTTCTCTTTCTCCACGCGGACACGATCCTGCCCGTGGGGTGGGAATCCGCCGTACGCGCCGCGCGCGGGCGCGGCGCCGCCGGCGGCGCATTCCGTCTCGGTTTCTCGGGCGGCGATCCGCGGATGGCATGGGTCGCGGCGTGGGCGAACCTCCGCACGCGCGTCACGAAGGTGCCCTACGGCGACCAGGCTCCGTTCGTCCGGCGCGACGTCTACGAGCGCCTCGGCGGCCACGCACCGTGGCCGTTCCTCGAGGACTGGGACTTCTCGCGCAGGCTCGTCGCAGCCGAAGGCAAGACGAGAGTCGAGATCCTGAGAGAGAGAGTGCAAACGTCGCCGCGGCGCTATCTCGAGAAGGGCGTTTGGAAGACCGTAAGAAGGAACTGGGAGATTCTTAGAAGGGTGAAGAGGGGTGAAGCGCCCGAGCACCTGGCGGCGCTCTATCGCAGCTGA
- a CDS encoding BamA/TamA family outer membrane protein — MRTARGAAALIALALSAAPATGAPPPEGGMWGRGIVSLSFRGDQAIDDRRMAGLTDLAPGKLLTESAVRISMRNLFATRRFSDLAVEAAPSGEGVAVVVVFSAAPRIGALALTKGVPARGRLLDAVGLRPGDPWENDRRPVFEASIRRVLKEEGYFEPAVTISVDAGMDETSVDVGFVVRPGPRALAAAPEWNGSLGALPSSALTARAKMKVGKPYKKTTATEDAERFENELHRKGYSRAEVRLGDERYDPATASVSPRYTVFVGPLVVLEVTGEDESVVRKHAESPWKKGEPPDEDAVERLRAALKRSYEEKGYAKASVKVSFDTQADKEVVRFEIEKGARWSIARVDVTGAVSLKPREIQSALETRPRGILEAGRYVSDEAARDRDALAALYREGGWRDARLAAPAVADGAGEHTLDVTFAVDEGVRTVIGFTKLEGVRLLPEKELAPRLAVKPGVPYSESAVSADAALLQSLYVDKGFVDAKVEATTRLTAPEPPRGERADVTYTVTEGKPVLFGKTIVRGNSRTKPFVIEDRLANAEGEPFSLTRLLETQQALARLGVFDRIDVTTFETDPETMSRSVLVTVSEARPWGLTYAVGAELNPQSNASFSDQLSLRLSLGVTYNNLFGRALEVGIEGRASNNDPRLIFTARDRSLFGGKVPLSFAVYNTKDTPSPSYDVKRKGTFLQGEYRLSKSLRTGMRVQYELVEPSSDPGLGADQRGNQESRIASVSSGVTWDRRDDLVNPRNGFLLGTDLKYAFPLFAADAHFLKVFSQAGLYRGWGSTRVAFSLRGGVIWNYEPCQDPTGVNCAPNLIIPVPERFFAGGSSTHRAFTRDNLGITPQTLNEDGVGVGGNVVLIANAEWRIPVTGGFEVALFVDVGNTWADPKNVSLGEVRTGAGVGLHYLTPVGPLRLEYALKLDRKPGEDAGAFAFAVGYPF, encoded by the coding sequence GTGAGAACGGCCCGCGGCGCGGCCGCGCTCATCGCCTTGGCCCTCTCCGCCGCGCCGGCGACGGGCGCGCCCCCGCCCGAGGGCGGCATGTGGGGCCGTGGCATCGTGTCGCTCTCCTTCCGGGGCGACCAGGCGATCGACGACAGACGCATGGCGGGCCTCACCGACCTCGCGCCCGGAAAACTCCTGACCGAGAGCGCCGTCCGCATCTCGATGCGAAACCTTTTCGCGACACGGCGCTTCTCCGATCTCGCCGTCGAGGCGGCCCCGTCGGGAGAAGGTGTCGCGGTCGTCGTCGTCTTCTCGGCGGCGCCGCGCATCGGCGCGCTCGCCCTCACGAAGGGCGTACCCGCGCGCGGGCGCCTGCTCGACGCCGTCGGTCTCAGGCCCGGAGACCCGTGGGAGAACGACCGCCGGCCCGTCTTCGAGGCGTCGATCCGGCGCGTCCTCAAGGAAGAGGGGTACTTCGAGCCCGCCGTCACGATCTCCGTGGACGCGGGCATGGACGAGACGAGCGTCGACGTGGGTTTCGTCGTCCGGCCCGGGCCGAGAGCCCTCGCCGCCGCGCCGGAGTGGAACGGAAGCCTCGGGGCGCTGCCGTCCTCCGCGCTCACGGCGCGGGCGAAGATGAAGGTCGGAAAGCCTTACAAGAAGACGACCGCGACCGAGGATGCCGAGAGGTTCGAGAACGAGCTTCATCGCAAAGGCTATTCGCGTGCCGAAGTGCGCCTTGGGGACGAGCGCTACGACCCCGCGACCGCGTCCGTCTCGCCGCGTTACACGGTCTTCGTCGGGCCGCTGGTCGTCCTCGAGGTCACGGGTGAGGACGAGTCCGTCGTCCGCAAGCACGCCGAATCGCCGTGGAAGAAGGGCGAGCCGCCGGACGAGGACGCCGTCGAGAGGCTCCGCGCCGCGCTGAAGCGCTCGTACGAAGAGAAGGGGTACGCGAAGGCGTCCGTGAAGGTCTCCTTCGACACGCAGGCCGACAAGGAAGTCGTGCGGTTCGAGATCGAGAAGGGCGCCCGGTGGAGCATCGCGCGCGTGGACGTGACGGGCGCCGTGAGCCTGAAGCCCCGCGAGATCCAGTCGGCCCTCGAGACGCGGCCGCGCGGCATCCTGGAGGCGGGCCGGTACGTGAGCGACGAGGCGGCGCGCGACCGCGACGCGCTGGCGGCGCTCTACCGCGAGGGCGGGTGGCGGGACGCGCGGCTCGCCGCTCCGGCAGTCGCGGACGGAGCCGGCGAGCACACCCTCGACGTGACGTTCGCGGTCGACGAAGGTGTCCGCACCGTCATTGGTTTCACGAAGCTCGAAGGGGTCCGGCTGCTCCCGGAGAAGGAGCTCGCTCCCCGCCTCGCGGTGAAGCCGGGAGTCCCGTACTCCGAGTCGGCCGTGAGTGCGGACGCGGCGCTCCTGCAGTCGCTCTACGTCGACAAGGGATTCGTCGACGCGAAGGTGGAGGCGACGACGCGCTTGACGGCGCCGGAGCCGCCGCGGGGCGAGCGTGCCGACGTCACGTACACCGTGACGGAAGGCAAGCCCGTCCTGTTCGGCAAGACGATCGTGCGCGGAAACAGCCGCACGAAGCCCTTCGTCATCGAGGATCGCCTCGCGAACGCCGAAGGGGAGCCCTTCTCGCTGACCAGGCTCCTCGAGACCCAGCAGGCGCTCGCCCGCCTCGGAGTTTTCGATCGGATCGACGTCACCACTTTCGAGACGGATCCCGAGACGATGTCGAGGAGCGTCCTCGTGACGGTCTCGGAGGCCCGCCCGTGGGGGCTCACGTACGCGGTCGGCGCCGAGCTCAACCCCCAGAGCAATGCGTCCTTCAGCGACCAGCTTTCGCTCCGCCTCTCCCTCGGCGTGACGTACAACAACCTCTTCGGCCGCGCGCTCGAGGTCGGGATCGAGGGCCGGGCCTCGAACAACGACCCGCGCCTCATCTTCACCGCGCGAGACCGCTCGCTCTTCGGCGGGAAGGTCCCGCTCTCGTTCGCCGTCTACAACACGAAGGACACACCGTCCCCTTCGTACGACGTGAAGCGCAAGGGGACGTTTTTGCAGGGCGAGTACCGCCTGTCGAAGTCGTTGCGGACAGGCATGCGCGTCCAGTACGAGCTCGTCGAGCCGTCCTCGGATCCCGGCCTCGGCGCCGACCAGCGCGGAAACCAGGAGAGCCGAATCGCCTCCGTCTCGAGCGGCGTGACCTGGGACAGACGCGACGACCTCGTGAATCCGCGGAACGGCTTCCTCCTCGGGACCGATCTCAAGTACGCGTTTCCGCTCTTCGCCGCCGACGCGCACTTCCTGAAGGTCTTCTCGCAGGCCGGCCTCTATCGGGGCTGGGGCTCGACCCGCGTCGCGTTTTCGCTGCGCGGCGGCGTCATCTGGAACTACGAGCCGTGCCAGGACCCGACGGGCGTGAACTGTGCGCCGAACCTCATCATCCCGGTCCCCGAGCGCTTCTTCGCGGGCGGATCCTCGACGCACCGGGCGTTCACGCGCGACAACCTCGGCATCACCCCGCAGACGCTCAATGAGGACGGTGTCGGAGTGGGCGGCAACGTCGTCCTGATCGCGAACGCCGAGTGGCGCATTCCCGTGACGGGTGGATTCGAGGTCGCGCTCTTCGTGGATGTGGGCAACACGTGGGCCGACCCGAAGAACGTCAGCCTTGGCGAGGTCCGGACGGGCGCCGGGGTCGGCCTCCATTACCTGACACCCGTCGGTCCGCTGCGCCTCGAATACGCCCTCAAACTGGATCGCAAGCCCGGCGAGGACGCGGGTGCGTTCGCGTTCGCCGTTGGGTATCCCTTCTGA
- a CDS encoding molybdenum cofactor guanylyltransferase, whose translation MAYGFVLVGGRSARMGRDKTLLPYHGLPMALHQAAKLARVCRRVALVGKHPELFAGSPYPFIEDGAAPTAAIFGVAAALAASPDDTNLILAADIPRIGEAFLAALLEVADAIPADAVVPVSGGVAQPLCAVWRRSAHPPLLARLAAGDYALVGILQQIRTVLIPEAATAALPGGHPDNFLNVNTPEDYEHAEKDAGAEAEPPRR comes from the coding sequence GTGGCTTACGGTTTCGTCCTCGTCGGCGGGCGGTCGGCGCGCATGGGGCGCGACAAGACGCTGCTGCCGTACCACGGCCTGCCGATGGCACTGCACCAGGCCGCGAAGCTCGCCCGGGTGTGCCGGCGCGTCGCGCTCGTCGGCAAGCACCCGGAGCTCTTCGCCGGCTCGCCGTACCCGTTCATCGAAGACGGCGCGGCGCCCACCGCCGCGATCTTCGGCGTCGCCGCGGCGCTCGCGGCGTCGCCCGACGACACGAACCTGATCCTCGCGGCCGACATCCCCCGGATCGGCGAGGCTTTTCTCGCGGCCCTGCTCGAGGTGGCGGATGCGATCCCTGCCGATGCCGTGGTGCCCGTGTCCGGCGGCGTCGCGCAGCCGCTCTGCGCGGTCTGGCGGCGTTCCGCCCATCCGCCGCTCCTCGCGCGGCTGGCGGCGGGCGATTACGCGCTCGTCGGCATCCTCCAGCAGATTCGCACCGTCCTGATCCCCGAAGCCGCGACCGCCGCGCTCCCAGGGGGCCACCCCGACAACTTCCTGAACGTGAACACGCCGGAGGACTACGAGCATGCCGAAAAAGACGCGGGCGCCGAGGCTGAGCCACCTCGACGCTGA
- a CDS encoding bifunctional 3,4-dihydroxy-2-butanone-4-phosphate synthase/GTP cyclohydrolase II produces MGFVSVVDAVAAYKKGQFVIIVDDEDRENEGDLCLAAEHVTPAAINFMAKEGRGLVCVSLTEERCDELDLHPMVEQNTSNYGTAFTVSVEARGKTTTGISAADRAATVLTLVDPKSKPHDLLRPGHTFPLRAKKGGVLKRAGQTEASVDLARIAGLAPAAVICEIMNEDGTMARVPDLLLVSEKHGIPIVSVADIIRYRMRTERLVHRIAAPVLPTPHGEFRAVAFRSELTNEEHVALVMGTWTEDEPVLVRVHSACLTGDVFGSGRCDCGAQLQRAMAQIAKEGKGVLLYLLQEGRGIGLFNKLRAYELQEQGLDTVAANEKLGFAPDVRDYGIGSQILRDLGVRKMRLMTNNPAKYVAIDGYGLEIVERVPLEIPPTDGTRDYLATKKAKMGHLLKLV; encoded by the coding sequence GTGGGATTCGTCTCCGTCGTCGACGCCGTCGCGGCCTACAAGAAGGGCCAGTTCGTCATCATCGTGGACGACGAGGATCGCGAAAACGAGGGCGACCTCTGCCTCGCCGCCGAGCACGTCACGCCCGCCGCGATCAACTTCATGGCGAAAGAAGGCCGGGGCCTCGTCTGCGTCTCCCTGACCGAGGAGCGTTGCGACGAGCTCGACCTTCACCCGATGGTCGAGCAGAACACTTCGAACTACGGCACGGCCTTCACCGTTTCGGTCGAGGCCCGCGGCAAGACGACGACCGGGATTTCGGCGGCGGACCGCGCCGCGACCGTCCTGACCCTCGTCGACCCGAAGTCGAAGCCGCACGACCTCCTGCGGCCCGGGCACACGTTCCCGCTGCGCGCCAAGAAAGGCGGCGTCCTCAAGCGGGCGGGGCAGACCGAGGCGTCCGTGGACCTCGCGCGGATCGCGGGGCTCGCGCCCGCGGCCGTCATCTGCGAGATCATGAACGAGGACGGGACGATGGCCCGCGTGCCGGACCTCCTGCTCGTCTCGGAGAAGCACGGCATCCCGATCGTTTCGGTCGCGGACATCATCCGGTACCGGATGCGGACGGAGCGCCTCGTCCATCGCATCGCGGCCCCCGTCCTGCCCACGCCCCACGGGGAGTTCCGCGCGGTCGCGTTCCGCTCCGAGCTCACGAACGAGGAGCACGTCGCCCTCGTGATGGGGACCTGGACCGAGGACGAGCCCGTCCTCGTGCGCGTGCACTCCGCCTGTCTCACCGGCGACGTCTTCGGCTCCGGCCGCTGCGACTGCGGCGCTCAGCTCCAGCGCGCGATGGCCCAGATCGCGAAGGAGGGCAAGGGCGTCCTCCTCTACCTCCTCCAGGAGGGCCGCGGGATCGGGCTCTTCAACAAGCTGCGCGCGTACGAGCTGCAGGAGCAGGGTCTCGACACGGTCGCCGCGAACGAGAAGCTCGGCTTCGCGCCGGACGTCCGCGACTACGGGATCGGCTCGCAGATCCTGCGCGACCTCGGCGTCAGGAAGATGCGCCTCATGACGAACAACCCGGCCAAGTACGTCGCGATCGACGGCTACGGCCTGGAGATCGTCGAGCGCGTGCCGCTCGAGATCCCGCCGACGGACGGGACCCGGGACTACCTCGCCACGAAGAAGGCGAAGATGGGGCACCTCCTCAAGCTCGTTTGA